From the genome of Brassica oleracea var. oleracea cultivar TO1000 chromosome C4, BOL, whole genome shotgun sequence:
ATCAATACAGAAACTCATCTCAGTTCGAATTAATAATCGCTTCACGTCCATGAGACTGACAACGCCCTTTTAGCTGCGCAAAATAGAGTCTAGAGGTATTATGGTCTTGAAATTATTAATCAGAAAACATGGATATTTGCCGATATAGATGTCTGTTAGGGATACAGACACCAATTAACCCCTCTTTTTATTGGAGTGAATAATACTCCCTCCGTTTCAATATAGATGATGTTTTAGATGAAGTATTTTGTTTCAATTTACATGAAGTTTTGAAGTTTTAAGGTTAACTTTAACTTTATTGGAAACTGTTCAACCAATTAGATTTTATCGTTTTTTTTTATAATTGGTTAAATGATTTAAAAACTATATTTTTAATAATGCTTTTTGACTTAAATCTAACTTTCTTAATCTTTGTGCAATAAGGCAAAACATCAAGTATTATGAAACAGATGGAATATAGTATGTGAGTTGTTTTTCGGTAGAGGAGACCCTAGTACATACGTATGAGTAGTACCGATCCAACATTTTTAGATGTCTTAAACAAAAAATAAAATAAAATAATATTATATATTTTTGAGTTTTTTTGTTTTATTTTCAAGTACAAAGATGCACTGAAAAAAGAAATAAAAATGAAAAATAAACCTAAGACACAATGCATCTCATACGAAAAACCGAGTTATCGGAGTATCAATGACATGTTTTTTTATGTTTTATATAATATAATATACTCCATCTGTTTCAGAATACACGATGGACGTAAACCAGTTTGAAAATTGTTCGTGGGAACTTCCAATATTAAAAAAAAAAAACTTTCTAAAGAGATAGAGAATCATATATAGAAAACATACATAATTTATATATAAATGAGAGAAATCGAAGGATAGAATTTGAAATGAAACAAAGCAAAGCCTCTCAATCTCTCATCATTCTTCATTATTCGTACTCTATTAGACTCCCTACCCTACTCTACCCACGTGTCATTCTTCATCTGTCAAACCCACCAACATCCTCATTTTATAATTGCTATTCATGTCGGTATTTTATCATTTCTCTATTCCCTGTTTTCATAAATGATTACATCTGTGTTCTTTACAAACGAACGTGAAATATCTCGAATTTTTATTTGGGTGCTTGTGTTCACTTGGTAAAACGGAAGATAACGAACTATTTCTACAAAACCAAATATACTACAAGACAAAGAAAACAGTACATAATAATATAAATTTGCAACCAACATATTAACCAAGTTGTAGTAGATAAATGATTTCATTTTTTTGTAAAATAATGATTTCATTTTGTTGCTGTAGGTTAGTGGACAATTCGTCTAAAACATGGAATTATTCCCTATTTCGTACATAAAAGTATCTGAATTTATATAGACATCATAGATAAGTTTAGTATTGAGACTCAAATTCGAGGATAAGTTCGGCTATTTAAAAACAATGGACAAACAAGTGCATATTTTTATGATTGTATTATATGAATACACTTATACTGAAACAACATACTGCTGCAACCGTTAAAAAATTAGGTTTATTAACTATATCTTAAGGATACTATAGAATGCCACTCGGGTATTAATTAGACTACTAGGTTCAGAATAAATATTATATAAATTAGTTTTACGTATTATATATTCTTTTACATATTATTAAATAATACATATATATTGATAATTAAAAACTCAGTAAATATTACGTATATGATTAAATTAGTGCAAATACATAAATAAATTTTATTAATTCAAACAAACACTTTTTCTATTTTATATAATATAAAATTAAGTTTTAATGATATTAACATAGATATATAGTATATTTTTAATATTGATATCTGTTAATAATATTTTATACTCATATTATCTTTTGATCATTTGTATCTTTTGTAACAAAAATTTTGAATCAACGATAACAATTTTTTTTGTGGGATGCTTAATAGTTTTATTCATTTATAATTTCAAAAAAATTATGAAAAGTTTTAAAACTAAATATTAAGTTGTCAATATTTGTTCAAATTTTTTATCAAACGAAAAATCTAAGCAAATTTTGAAAGTAAAATACATATGTATTTTTATATGGTACATAATTTATTTTAAACAATATTAATATATTAATATTTATTAAATGAGACTTCTTATTATATAATTTTGTAATCATTTATATCTTGTTATTACAAAAAATTTAGACCATGAAAAATTCAATGTGAGATTTTTGACAACTTTAGTCATTTATATTCGTTTTTAAAAATTCAAAATATAACATATACAGAAAAATCTAAATTTTCACTATATAGTTGATGTGGCTGTTTAATTTATTTTAATATGTTAAAATTTAAAAAATGATAGAGAATAGACTAATTTTTATCAAATATTTATTATTCAAAATCATTAATTGTCATATATACTTAGCCACATTTGGTAATTCCGTTATTTTTATTTAAGGAAACAATGAAGAACATTAATATTCAATTTATGGTTAGTTTAATAAAAAACTTGTTATATATTTTGATGGACCAACATATTTTTCTAACGATTCTAAAAATGATTGTGGTGATGACACGTGGGTACAAAAAAATGTTATAATCTTTATATAGGGGATTAGTTGATGTGCTTGAAGCTTCTAGGCATTACACGCATATAATATTTTCGGTTAAATTTGAGACATATTGTTCGAATATATTAAAGATGGTCAAAAATCCAACATATTCTTTCCATTTATAGTTAAGAGCTTTTTCTTATAAATTTAGAGATCGATCTAAAATGTTAGTCTGTTTAAAAATTTATATAACTAAAATGTATACTGATTATTTTGTCAAATGAGGCCGTACAAAAAATTATTTATTTTCCACATCAGTCAGTAATAACAGTTTGTAATAATAACTGTTCTAATGATAAAACTTGATTTAATAAGATCAACAAAAATGTTATTAGGTTTATTAGATACAGATTCATTCCAAAAAATCAAATGAGTAACGTATGAACATTAAAAAAAAAAAAAAAACGACGTATGAACATTATTTCCCACAATTTAGTTGTTTAGTGTATATAACTTTCAATAAATTATCCAGTCAATCTATTAAAATGTTGTTAAATAAGTTATGACTGTTTTTAGACAAATGAACATAAATTAAATAGATAATAATTTTCAAACAGTATTGCATTATTGCTATTTTCTAAATTTTATTTTAAAAAAAAACAAAAATAACTGAGAGAATGTAGTTTGGACCTAAATGGTCTTAGGGGTCTTTCTGTGTGTAAAAAGGCACTGTCACTTCTGTGAATATTGTCATCGGTGACGTCATCAAGACAGCAACAGCCACTAGTTCACTCTCAACGGTTTATGAGAAACACCTATAGTTTTGTACCATTCAAGTAAATACAGCTAAGTTAATATTGAAATAGTAGTTTACAAAAAGTCATTTGTGAAACTAGGACTTCTTAAAATTTTAAGCTACTTAGGTATTAATAGTGAAAAGTTCATATTTATGTTACTAATTTAAGTTTTAAAGTTTCTTCATTCAAAATAATGATCTAAAATGTGGTTATCTTTAATCAAAAGAGGGATATGTCCACATTCATTTTGGCCTTTTTGTTTGGTGTACTGCAATTGTTGGTCTTTCACCAAGATGGTATATAACTTGTTGTTTAATAAGAAACATTGACAAAAAAAACGTATAAGAGAAATTAGTTAAAATATATTAAGTTGAATACCAATTTTCAAAAGTACACTCAACAAAAATTTTATTTTAACATTTGGATTTGTGATTTAGAGATTATTTTTAAGATTTAGTATTAGGGGTGTGGTTAGGTTTATAAAATTATATAAATAATTTTTACACATTTATAAATGTTTTAGAATGTTTAATTTAGTCATTTCATAATAAATTTAAAGTATTTCTAAAAATATTTATTATTTAAAGCAAATTTGAAAATTGTATCAAATTTGGAGTAACGTCAGAATTTCACCAACTTATTATACTTTATTTTTTTAATTTAATAATCTAATAATACAAAAAATTTGCTAAAAAAATTTGTCAGCAATTTTCTACTATAGGTTGTGCTAGCTTTCTTTTTCCATTTCAAGATTAGTTAATAAATCAAATAATAAATAATAATATTTTATTAAAATTAATGATTATTTCATTATATTGTAGCTAATGTGTATTTATCCTCGATTTTTTTTTCCGTTTATTTGTTAATAAATTTATAAATAGTATAACTGAATAATAAGTGGCGAATCTGTTCTTTTACTCAAAAATGATTTCGAATATTTGACTTTTGTGGTTGTATCATATTAAATAATCCGTTAAATAATTTTTTTTCAACTCCGTCAAAATTTTTTGAAAGATTCTTGAGCATAATATTTTATTAATTGTATCGAAATTGAGTTAAGATTTTTCAAAAACTTGAGAAATTCATCAAATTTTCCTTTTTAGGGGAATTACAATTTTACAGTAAATTTGAAACATTTTTAAATTTATCCTTCAAAGATAATTAATTTCATAAATGCCTTAAGTTTGTGATGAAAAACCATTAGATTAACATTCCTAATTTTTTTATAAGATAATTTCTAAAAAATCTAAAGACTGCATAGTTGAGATAAGTAGTCAAAATTATATGGGATACCTGCGTAATTTGTCAAGTTCATTGTTGGCCATGTACGGTACTGGGAGAAGCAATAACATAAAAATTCTCTTCGAAATCCTCTTTTATTCTTTAAACCAACCAACCAACCAACTATTATACAAAGTGTACAAAGGTCAAGCCCCGTCCTAAATTCTAAGGTCTTGCCGTTATTAAATAAAATAACGTCTTTTGATTAAAGTTAAAAAGAAAATACGCCTTTTAATTCTCTGAGAGGTACACTTTTTTTCTTTATCTCTTTTTTAAACAAACTTTTAGGATTTACCTTATCAAAAAATAAAAAAAATGAATTAAATAATTCGTCTACCACCATCGGAAAAGGACAAAAGACTTCGAGTCACTACCCCACTCAGTGGCACAATCCTGTAATTACTAACAAAACATTATACCCTTTCTCGAATTCATCGTGCTCTTTGTTTTTCTTAATAACACATTTTCCTCCCATTTTTCAATTTATATTTTTTACCGTCACAGAAGAAGCAATAAAGCAGCAAAAAGAAAAACAACTCCACTGAATTTGTGTTCTTTCACACATCAAAGACTTTAAACCTTCTTTTAATTCTTGAAGCTGAACCAATGGCTGGAATCACTGGAATCCTAAAGCTCGAAGCTTGGAGTATATTGTGAAGAAGAATAAGAATAAGATTTTCTTTTCTTTTATTTTCTTTGTTTACCAGAAAATGGCATGTGGGAGTATGATCGCTAGTAGCTTAGATCCTGAGAGGAAGCAAAGCGGAGGACTTAGAACAAAACAAGCTGGACGAGGATCTTGCCGTGGAAGTTAGTCTCTTTTGTTCATCCCATTTTCAATCGAATGTAATCATGTGTTCTTTCTCTAGATTCGTTTAAAAGTTTCTATTTTTTTATTTATTTATTTACAGTTTTGATTTTTTATTTTCTGGGCAGTTTGAAATTGCAAGTGAATATCGTTCTTTTAAGTTGAGAAACTGAGAGAGAAGGAAGCTATGGGTGTTTTGCTAAGAGAAGCGTTGAGTTCTATTTGCGTTAATAATCAATGGTCTTATGCTGTTTTCTGGAAAATCGGCTGCCAAAACTCAAGGTAAGTTAGTTTACATCTTTCAAAGTTTGGAACTCAGATCTCGAGGACGACCCGGAACTATTTGATTTCTTGGGGTTTTGTGTTTGGTTTGATCTCGCTTGTCTTAAAGAATCTTTTTAGATTTGTTCTTGGTTCTTGTCGAAAACCATATCTTTGTCTTTGTTTTTTTTTATCTGTTTATGAACTGTCCAACAGTTTCAACTTCATGACTTTAGATTTGTTTCTTGTCCTGTTGTGTAATAGTAGTAACTAAATCAATCTTGTCCTTATCTGTTTGGATGTGTTAATTCCTTTTCTTTTTTTTTTTTTGGTTTCAGCTTGTTGATTTGGGAGGAATGCTACAACGAAACCGCGTCGAATGAGAATGTTCAGTTGCTTACAAACAGAATGATGTTGAACAATCGAATCATTCTTGTAGGAGAAGGGTTAGTGGGCCGAGCTGCATTCACTGGACATCATCAATGGCTTCTAGCCAACAGTTTCAACCGCGATGTCCATCCACCTGAGGTTATTAATGAGATGCTTCTCCAATTCTCCGCTGGTATTCAGACCGTTGCAGTCTTTCCAGTTGTTCCTCATGGTGTTGTTCAACTCGGTTCTTCTCTTCCTGTAAGTTTCCGCAGTTTAACATTTCGTTATTCACATGTTTAATTTAATAGTGTTCTTAAAATCGGTCTAGACGGCGCTTAGTCGTCCGACTAGGCAGCAGATCGGGTCTAAGCGAAACGATTTTCCTAAACCGTTTTTTATAAAATAAAAAAAAATCGGTCTAGTCGTCCACCTAAACAATAATCCTCGATAAGGCACAGACGTTGAGTCCTCTCGAGTTTTAGTGTTATTTGCTATTAATGAGATTCTTGATTCTTGTTTATGTTCAGATCATGGAGAATTTGGGGTTTGTGAATGACGTGAAGGGTCTCATCCTGCAGCTCGGATGTGTCCCCGGAGCTCTCTTATCTGAAAACTACACAACATACGAACCTGCTGCTGATTTTATTGGAGTTCCCGTCTCCGGGTTAATGCCATCTCAAGGACACAAGATCCTCCAGTCTTCAGTTTTCGTAGCTGAGACTAGCAAACCACATTTCAACTCTACTGGCTCATCAGATCATCGAAACGATGAACCTTTTAGTTATGTGGATGAACAAAACATAACGGGTTATCTAGCAGCAGAGGAAGCAGCAGTAGTACCTGTGCCACCACCTTCAAATCCCGACGCGTGGCTGAATCAAAACTTCTCTTGTATGTATAATGTGGATGCATCAGAGCAACAAGACTCTGGCTCTAAACGAAGCGACGACTTGTTTGATATGTTGGGTTTGGATGATAATAAGAAGAACAAAGGTGGTTGTGAAAACAACAGTTGGGGCGTTTCAGAGATGAGAAGGGAGTTATCTGACTTTAGGATCATTCAAGATTCTGAGTTTGGTTATGAGCTTTCGGGAGCAGATCATCTGTTAGACGCTGTGGTCTCAGGTGCTTGCTCCTCCACAAAGCAGATCTCAGATGAAACTTCTGAGTCCTGCAAAACCTCTTCGGTTACCACTCCATCTCACAGTAGCCCTCAGGGTTTGTATGAGAAGAAACAAGGGACGCATCATGTGGGGACATCATCGGTTTACGGGTCTCAGATCAGTTCTTGGGTTGAACAAGCTCACAGCTTAAAGCGTGAGGAGAGTCCAAGGATGATGAACAAGAATGAAACTACTAAACCGGCTATTAACCGTAAAAGGCTTAAACCGGGAGAGAACCCAAGACCGAGGCCTAAAGATCGGCAGATGATCCAAGACCGTGTCAAGGAGTTGCGTGAAATCATACCCAACGGTGCAAAAGTAAGTGACACGTCACATACTTAAACAGTCACTTAAGAAAGATACATTACTAACAAATAGTATTGTTTTTTTGTTTAACAGTGTAGCATAGATGCGCTCCTTGAACGTACAATCAAACACATGCTCTTCTTGCAAAACGTCTCTAAGCATGCCGATAAGGTGAAACACACTGGGGAATCCAAGGTGAACACCACGATTAGTCTTATGTCTCTGTCTTCTCTTAAGATTCTTGTTCTGAGATTTCTTCTTGTGTTTATGTAAGATAATGAAAGAGGAAGGTGCGTTTGAAGGAGGAGGAGGAGCAACATGGGCTTTTGAAGTAGGGTCAAAGTCTCTAAGGTGTCCTATTGTAGTAGAGGATCTAAACCCTCCTCGCATTTTCCAAGTTGAGGTAACATTTTCCTCAGTGTTTTAAACCCGAAATGAAGTAACGAACCGGTGGTCCGACCGGGTTAAACCGTGAACTGGGTGTATATCCGGATTGAGTGGATAAAACTGGGTTTATTTGTAATTTATTATCAAAAACAATTATTTTTGCTTTAAAATCATTATAACTATTACAAATAGTTTTTAGTTTCTTTTATATACAGTATTCAATTTTTTGAATTTTCATAACTGACCATGATAAAGGCACTTTCTATGTCTAGTGTTTGCAAGGTGTCTTTACTTTTGGGGTGTGTTTGTGGCAGATGTTATGCGAGCAACGAGGATTCTTTTTGGAAATCGCTGATTGGATCAGGAGCTTAGGCATGACGATCTTGAAGGGTGTTATTGAAACTCGAATTAACAAGATTTGGGCTCGCTTCACTGTGGAGGTATATCATCACTAGTTAAAAGTTTGTTTAGTTTCATAGTGTTGATAGATTCAGAAATGATGTTTTGGACTTTTATAGGCGAGTCGAGATGTGACGAGGATGGAGATATTCATGCAGCTAGTGAATATTTTGGAGCAGACGATGAAGAGTGGAGGAATCTCTGAGACTATGTTGGATGGTATCAAAGCTACAATCCCATTTACCAACACCTTACCGGTTACTGGTGGCTGTTCAATGTAACACAATCATTGACCGTACCGGTGTTAAATCGGGTTTGGTTAAGCCGAATTAAAGTCGGTCTGAAAACAGAGCTGGTTATTTTGTACATTTGCTTTTTTTCCCCGATCTCTTGGGACTTTTGCAAATTTTATTTTCTGTATTGAATCTCATCTGTGTGGAATTTTTTTTTTTAACTTTTAATCATCTGGAGTATGATTTAATGAATTAATCATGTTTTGGGAAGTAAATTTTAGTTAATTTTCTAGTAAATAGCATCTACCAATAGTTAGCTACACTTTTGCAGTTACCGGTATAAGTCGTCGAACGATTTCACAAATTTCAAGACCGGAAAAAGAACCGGTCCATCAACAGCTTTATAAGTACACAAGCTCACATGTAGTTTCTAACCTTTTATCCTACTTTGATTAATAACTAGTATATTATTAGCTTGATATTAAAAAAACAGTGGCTCTACTTTCAATGAAATTCAGTCTTTATAAACACAATGTGAGGTTGGGAGAAAAAGCTAATATTGGTAGTTACAATACTTTAATTAGCAGCCTTATAATTAAAGTACTTGGTGTTTCACTAATATGTGATGGATGTCTTACTCCATTCCTAATTTACATTCTCCAAAATCTTTCGAGTTCATACGCATTTGTGGATCATACGTGGTTTATTGAACCTCAAGACCGTTTTTCACTAATCTGTGATGGATGTCTTAATCCATTCCTAATTTTACATTTTTAAATATATTATTGAGTACATACACATTTGTGGATCAAAATTAGTCTAATTAAGCT
Proteins encoded in this window:
- the LOC106342483 gene encoding uncharacterized protein LOC106342483 translates to MACGSMIASSLDPERKQSGGLRTKQAGRGSCRGS
- the LOC106342482 gene encoding transcription factor LHW, with product MGVLLREALSSICVNNQWSYAVFWKIGCQNSSLLIWEECYNETASNENVQLLTNRMMLNNRIILVGEGLVGRAAFTGHHQWLLANSFNRDVHPPEVINEMLLQFSAGIQTVAVFPVVPHGVVQLGSSLPIMENLGFVNDVKGLILQLGCVPGALLSENYTTYEPAADFIGVPVSGLMPSQGHKILQSSVFVAETSKPHFNSTGSSDHRNDEPFSYVDEQNITGYLAAEEAAVVPVPPPSNPDAWLNQNFSCMYNVDASEQQDSGSKRSDDLFDMLGLDDNKKNKGGCENNSWGVSEMRRELSDFRIIQDSEFGYELSGADHLLDAVVSGACSSTKQISDETSESCKTSSVTTPSHSSPQGLYEKKQGTHHVGTSSVYGSQISSWVEQAHSLKREESPRMMNKNETTKPAINRKRLKPGENPRPRPKDRQMIQDRVKELREIIPNGAKCSIDALLERTIKHMLFLQNVSKHADKVKHTGESKIMKEEGAFEGGGGATWAFEVGSKSLRCPIVVEDLNPPRIFQVEMLCEQRGFFLEIADWIRSLGMTILKGVIETRINKIWARFTVEASRDVTRMEIFMQLVNILEQTMKSGGISETMLDGIKATIPFTNTLPVTGGCSM